From a region of the Malania oleifera isolate guangnan ecotype guangnan chromosome 12, ASM2987363v1, whole genome shotgun sequence genome:
- the LOC131144862 gene encoding uncharacterized protein LOC131144862 isoform X1 encodes MEMMEGGIWEGRLRLQVLIVILLGFSHLICVINGVPLTRTRNLENLSGDHNIVPQSGIHNAPQQKQTSINKELGKAGKGVNGNYAEGRFLEQLFDYSVDANKNNHHRFP; translated from the exons ATGGAGATGATGGAAGGTGGAATATGGGAGGGTCGTCTTCGTCTTCAAGTGCTTATTGTGATTCTTCTGGGTTTCTCTCATCTCATCTGCGTCATCAATGGCGTTCCACTCACAA GGACAAGAAATCTGGAGAATCTGAGTGGAGATCATAATATTGTTCCACAATCTGGTATTCACAATGCCCCTCAG CAGAAGCAGACAAGCATTAACAAGGAATTGGGGAAAGCCGGAAAAGGCGTCAATGGCAATTATGCAGAGGGGAGATTTTTAGAGCAACTTTTTGATTATTCAGTTGATGCTAACAAAAATAATCATCATAGATTCCCATGA
- the LOC131144862 gene encoding uncharacterized protein LOC131144862 isoform X2: protein MEMMEGGIWEGRLRLQVLIVILLGFSHLICVINGVPLTRTRNLENLSGDHNIVPQSGIHNAPQKQTSINKELGKAGKGVNGNYAEGRFLEQLFDYSVDANKNNHHRFP from the exons ATGGAGATGATGGAAGGTGGAATATGGGAGGGTCGTCTTCGTCTTCAAGTGCTTATTGTGATTCTTCTGGGTTTCTCTCATCTCATCTGCGTCATCAATGGCGTTCCACTCACAA GGACAAGAAATCTGGAGAATCTGAGTGGAGATCATAATATTGTTCCACAATCTGGTATTCACAATGCCCCTCAG AAGCAGACAAGCATTAACAAGGAATTGGGGAAAGCCGGAAAAGGCGTCAATGGCAATTATGCAGAGGGGAGATTTTTAGAGCAACTTTTTGATTATTCAGTTGATGCTAACAAAAATAATCATCATAGATTCCCATGA